GCGTACAGCTTCCGCCACAACCCGCTCTACGCCTCGCTGGGCGCCCTGCCCATGTTCCTCGCGTGGCTGTACGTGGACTGGCTCCTCTTCCTCATTGGCGCCCGCCTCTCCTACGCGGTGGAGCACGCCACGTTCCGGGACTCGCTGTGGGCCTTCGGCGCCCACCCGCGCGCCCGGGAGCTGGTGGCGGCTCGGGTGGCCCAGGAGACCACGCTCGTCTGGTTCGATGGTGGAACGCCCCCGCTCCCCCGGGACCTGGCCCTGCGCCTCCGGGTCGCCGAGGCGCTCGTCGATGAAGTGGTGGATGACCTGGAGCAGGCGGGCCTGCTCGAGCGCCACCGGCGGGGAGGCGTCCTGCCAGCCCGTGCTCCAGCCGAGCTGACCCTGGCCGACCTGACGCTCGCCGTTCACGGCGTCTACAACCCTGTCGAGCCAGGGACGCACAGCACCCCGCGAGCCGCCGGTTTCGAGGTCCTGGACGCCTTCTTCCGGGAGTCGGACCGGGCGGGACTCGACGTACTGCGCCGGACGCGGTGGGTGGATCTCGCCATCCTGGTGCGCCCGGGGCTCGCGGAAGCCCAGGCGGCCACGGCCCCGGCCACGTCACCGGCCCCCGTCCCAGCGGAGACGGTGGCGGGAAGCGGAAATCCGTAACGTTTCTGGGAGGTTGGCGGACCTCGCGCCTTGCGCGCCCCACTCGTTCTGTTATGTTTTCGGGATTCGACCACGGGCCAAGCGCCCTGTTTCCGAGGGGTTAAGCGGTTTGCGGGAGCGTGCGATGCTGAAGTCCGATCTGATCAACGTCCTCGTCGGCAAGAAGGGGATGACGCAGAAACAGGCCGAGGCCACGGTCGAGACGATCTTCGAGTCCATGAAGGAGGCGCTCTGCCGCGGGGAGAACATCGAGATCCGCGGGCTGGGCGCCTTCCATGTGAAGAACTACCAGGGCTACCAGGGCCGCAACCCGAAGACGGGGCAGATCATCCCCGTGAAGCCCAAGCGGGGCCTGCTGTTCCGCACGGGCAAGGAGCTGCGCGACCGGGTCAACCGGCCCGCGCCCCAGACTCCGCAGTCCGACATCTCGTTCGATCCCAAGAGCGGCAGCGGCTCCTACTAGCCTCCGCTTAACGCCCCAGGGCCACGGGCGACAGCCGCCCCAACGGGCGTACCTGCAGGTTCATGTCCAGCTCGCCATAGGTGAGCACCGCGACGTCAGGGAAGGCGCCCTCGCACAGCTTGCGCAGGGTCCGCCGGACGTCGGGAGCCGTGAGCAGCACCGTCTGCCCCCCCGTGGCGAGGTGCTTCACCCCCTCCAGGATCTCCGCCACCCGCTCGGGCGAGGGCGCCGGCCCGCGGGGCCCGCCGGAGCGCAGCGTCTCCTCGATCTCCGGATCCACCAGGTAGGCGAAGAGCGGCCCGGACGGGGCGAACTTGTGGCTGAGGTAGCGGGACAGCGCCTGACGGCAGCGCTCGGCCAGGGCCGTGGCATCCCCCTCGGTCGTGGGAGCCACCAGCGCCTCGAGGATGGCGCGCATGTTCCGGATGCTCACCTGCTCCTCCACGAGTTTGCGCAACACCTCGGTGAGCAGCGGCAGCGGGACCTTCTGGAGTGCCTCCTTCACCAGCGTGGGGGACTGGGCCTCGAGTCCGTCCAGCAGCCCCTGCACCTCCTGGATGCCGAGGAACCCCGCTGTCCGCGCGCGGAGGATGCCGCGCAGGTGCTCGGCGATGAGCTCGCCCGCGCTCCGGAGCGGAACCTGCGCCATCTCCAGCCGTGCACGCGCCTCCGCCGACACACGGCTGATGGGTTTGCCGGTGGAGGGCTCCACCGCGAGCTCCGCCTTCAGTTCCAGGAAGGCCAGCTCCTCTGGCTGCGCCAGCGCATAGAGCGCCCCAGGCACCACCTGTCCCATCGCCGCGGGCACCTCGTCGACCAGGATGCGGTAGCTCCCCGCCGGCAGGTACGTGGCCTCGGTCCGCACCCGGATGCCCGGCACCCGCACGCCCAGCTCGTAGAACACCTCGTCCCGTATCCGGTTGAGCACCTGGTGCACGAACGCGCCCCCATTCTCCTGGGCGAGCGGGGTGAGGTCCGGCGAGAGGTCCACCGTCAGCGGGGCCACACCCACCGGTGCCACCGTGCTCTCGGGAGGCGCTCCCGGCCCACCTGGAGCCCCCTGCCCTGCTTCGGCTCTGCCTTCGGTCTGAGCCGCGGCGGCATCCTCCTCCGCCACGGCGGCCTTCATCCGCGCGAGGGAATGCGCCAGTGCGCCCAGGGCACCGCCCAGCCCAAGGAACGTCAGGTGCGGCATCCCCGGCATCGCGGCGAGGGCCACGCAGAGCCCGGCCACCACCCACAGCGCCTTCGCCTCGCCGAAGAGCTGCGCGCCAATCTCCGCACCCAGCGAGTCGTCCTCCTTCTCCGAGGCCACACGCGTGACGACGAGGCCCGCCGCCACCGCGATGCACAGGGAGGGAATCTGTGACACCAGCCCATCACCAATGGCGATGAGGGCGTAGGTGGAGGCCGCGTCCACCATCGTCATTCCGTTCTGCAGGATGCCGATGCAGATACCGCCCAGGAGGTTCACCGCGACGATGACGAGGCCGGCGATGACATCGCCCTTCACGAACTTCATCGCGCCGTCCATGGCGCCGAACATCTGCGACTCGCGCTCCAGATTGCGGCGCCGGCGGCGCGCCTGTGCCTGATCGATGGCCCCCGCGCGCAGATCCGCGTCGATGGACATCTGCTTGCCCGGCATCGCGTCCAGGGTGAAGCGCGCGGAGACCTCGGCCACACGCTCGGCGCCCTTGGCCACCACGAGGAACTGCACCAGCGTGAGGATGGCGAAGATGACCGCGCCAACGACGTAGTCCCCCCGCACCACGAACTCGCCGAAGGCCTGGATGACCTCGCCCGCATGTCCCTCCGCGAGCGCCAGCCGCGTGGACGACACGTTGAGCGAGAGCCGGAAGAGCGTGGTGAACAGCAGCAGGGTCGGGAAGGACGTCACCTTCAGCGCGTCCCGGGCGTAGAGCGCCGCCACCAGCAGCGCCACCGCCGCCGCCAGATTGATGGCCAGCCCCAGATCCAACAGCCAGGGCGGCAGCGGGATGATGAGTGCACCAAGCACCGCGGCCATTGCCACCGCGAGCACCACGTCCGAGGACTTGCGCGCCCTCATGAGAATCTTCATCAGTTGGTTCATGACGTCTGCCTCCGTGGATGGTCGTCCACGTCCTGCGACTCCTGCGCTACCCGGAGGACCGCCGCGGCGGCCTGGTACAGTTCCTCGGGGATCTCCTCCCCGACGTCGTAGTGGATGAGGCTGCGGGCCAGAGGCACGTCCCGGACCACCGGGACTCCGAGCCGCTCGGCCTCGCGCCGCAGCGAGAGAGCGTCCGCCTCCCGCCCCTTGGCGACGAGATAGGGCGCCTCACACTCGTCCGTGGCATAGCGGAGCGCGATCGCGATGTGCGTGGGGTTGACGACCACGACACTCGCCTTCTGCACTCCACGTGCCGCACCTCCCGCCGCCAGCTGCCGGTGCAGTGCCTTGCGCTGGCTCTTGTGGTGCGGGTCGCCCTCGCTCTCCTTGTACTCCCGCTTCACTTCCTCGCGCGTCATCATCAGGTCCTTCACGTGCTTGCGGCGCGCGAGCGCGTAGTCGCCCACGCCCAGCACCACCAGGACACACGCGAGCCGGAGGGTGAGCGGCCCGAGCCGGCCCAGGATGTGCTCCAGCCCCAACGTCCCCTCCAGCCAGGCGGTGCGGAGCACATCCGGTCCAGCCTCCACGGCCTCGCTCCAGACGAGCCACACCACCACCGCCGTCACGAGCAGCGCCTTGCCCAGCTCGATGAGCGGTCTCACGCTGAAGAGCTTCTTCAAGCCCTCCGCCGGGTTGATGCGCTCGAGCTTCGGCAGCACGTGCTCCGCGTTCAGTTCGAAGCCCACCGTGGCCACGGACACCACGAGCGATGCCAGCAACGCGCCACCGAGCGCGGGCCCCACCAGGAGCGCCATCAATCCCACCGCTTCCTGCAATGCTCCCGTGGCCTCCTGGTGCAGCAGCAACCGGGCCGTCCACTCCTTCAGCCTCGCGAAACCCGCGGGTGCCGATGCGGTGAGGCCGAGCAGACCTCCCAGTGTCACCACGCTGGAAGACAGCAGGCGGCTGCGCGGAATCTGTCCCTTGCGGCGCGCCTCGCGCAGGCGCTTCGCCGAGGGTTGTTCCGTCTTCTCGCTCACCGCGCCACCTCCCCGAGCCGGAACAGCGCCCCGTCCACCGAGAGGAAGCCCGCGAGCAGCCGCTCACAGAGGATGCCCACCGCGAGCCACAGCAATGCGCCTCCCGCGAGGATGCGCAGGGGGGCTCCCAGGTCCTGGAGGTTCACCTGGGGCGCGGCGCGCGACACCATCCCCAACAGACAGTCCACCGCCATGACCGCCGCGGCGATGGGGGCACCCACCGCGAGCCCCGTGGCCATCGCGCCCCCAGCGAGCCCCACCACATGCATCACCGCCGCCTCGGTGGGCACGTACGCGCCGAGCCGCACCCACCCGAAGCCACGCACCAGCCCGGAGAGCACGACGGGCATCAGCCCGCCCGTCACCACCAGTCCCACGAGCAGCTGGTAGAGCGCATCCCCCGTGGCGGATTCCCGCGTCCCGGCCACCGGCAGGCTCGCTTCCGCCGAAGTGCCCCGAAACAGGTCGATGAAGCGCCCACCCATCCGCGCCGCATCGAAGGGCAGCGCCGCCACCAGCCCCACGGACGTGCCGTAGGTGAGCTCCTTCACCGCCATGGCCGCCAGTTGCAGCGGGGTCTCCACCGGCTCCGGCAGAGACACACCCGCCACATGGTGCAGGAAGAGCGCGAGGCTCAGCACCAGGGCGAGCTTCACCGTTGTCGGCGCCGCCTGTCCTCCCAGAAGGGGGCAGAGGAAGGCCACCGGCAACAGGCGCGCGGAGCACAGGGCCACCACCACCATGCTCGGCCCCAGCGGCGCCAGTTGTGCGCGAAGCAGCTCGAGGTTCACCCGCCGACCTCCGCGATGACCCTCAGGACCTGATGCGCGAAGAGCGTGAGCTGACCGGCAATCCACGGTCCGGCCACCACCAGCGCCAGCACCGCCGCGCACAGCTTCGGCACCACCGTGAGGGTGCTCTCCTGGAGCTGCGTGGTGGCCTGGAAGAGGCTCATCAGGAAACCCACCACCAGACTGGCTCCGATGGGCGGCAGGGACGCGAGCACCATCAGCAGCAGGGCCTCGCGGCCCAGGGCGAGCAGGACGTCTTGGCTCATGACATCACCGGTAGCCAAGGATGAGGCCCCGCGCGAGCAGCGCCCAGCCATCCACGGCGACGAAGAGGAGGATCTTGAAGGGCAGGCTCACCTGGCTCGGCGACAACGACTGCATCCCGAGCGCGAGCAGGATGTTGGCGATGACCATGTCCAGCACCAGGAACGGGAGGAACACGAGGAAGCCAATCTGGAAGGCCTCCGTCAGCTCGGTGATGACGAAGGCCGGAATGACCACGAAGAGGTCGTCCTCGTGCACCGCGTCCGCCTCGTCCGGCGGCCGCAGCTCGCGCGCCAGCTCCAGGAAGCGGGCCCGCTCCTCCGGACTGCCATGCTTCACCAGGAAGGTGCGCAGCGGCTCGGTCACCCTCCCCGCTGCGCCGAGGATCTGCGCACCGGAGCCGACGTCCTGGTAGACGGCCTGCCCCACGTCGTACATGCGCTCCATCACCGGCGCCATGATGTGCCCCGTCAGCACCGCCGCGAGTCCCGTGAGAACAATGGTGGGCGGAGCCTGCTGCGTTCCCATCGCGGAGCGGGCCAGCGACAGCACCACGGCGATCTTCGAGAAGCTCGTCAGCATCAGCACCGCGAAGGGCAGCAGCGACATCAGCGCCAGCATCCCCATCATCGACAGCGGGCTTCCGGCGAAGGACAGCTGCGAGAGCGGTGTCTCCGCCGCCGAGGCCACCCCGGGGACAAACACCCCCAGCACGAGCAACGCGCGGCTCATGACAGGGTCTCCTTCTCGTGGGAGCGGGCCACCGTGCGCCGCTTCGACCGGGTCTTCACGCGCACCGGGGTGTGCGCCCGGCGGATCTCCGCGAAGGAGTCTCCGAAGGCCACGAGGTAGCGGCTCCCCTCCACCTCCACCAGGGCCAGGCCACATCGCTGCGACAGGCCCGTCCTGGACACCACCCGCATGCGCTCGGTGAGGGCGAAACGGACATCGGCCCGTCCACGCCTCACGAGCCACCAGCCCAGGCCTCCCAGCGCCGCGGCCCCCAGCAGCCCCCGGGCCAACACCGCCGCCGAGACGCCTCCCAGCGGGGCCAGTACCGCCAGCCCGAGCACGAGCCCAAGTGCCAGCAACAGCTTGTTCCGCGGAGACACGGAGCCGGACAGGGTCTTCATCGGCGCGCTCACGGCAGCAGGGTGAGGATGCGGGCCCCCACCTCTCCCTCGATGTCCACGAGCTCCGCCCGGGCCACCGCCCGGTCGCCCACGCGCAGCAGCACCGGCTCGCTCGCGTTGATGTGCAGCGGCAGCAGCGCTCCCGGCTTCAACCCCGCCAGCTCCGAGAGCGGCAACAGCAGCCGCGTCAGCTCGATCTCCACTTCCACCGGCAGCGGGGGCATGCCCTCGCTCCGCTCGATTACGGTCGCCATGTCCGACTCCTGGAAAAGTCCGCGCCTGCGCGCGTGGTTCAACGAGAAACCCTCGGGCGTGAAGTCACCCATCAGCTCGAAGCCGCGCATGACGAGGCGCCCGGCACCCGACAGGCCCGTCCCCTCCTGGCGCAGCCTCTCGAAGAGCACGACGTCCCCCGGCCCCAGTGACTCCAGCGCCCTGCGCGGCAGGGACGTGCTGCCCACGAAGCAGCGGGCCTCCAACCGCGCCGCTAGCACCTCGGGAGCGAGCTCCACGTCACGCTCCGCTGGCAGCTCCTTCAGCGCTCCTTCGAGCACCACCGCGGGCAGGACCAGCCGCCCCCCCGCCGTCGTCTGCCCCACCGTCACCGTCAGCTCCACCCCCAGGTGGCGCTGCCGGGCATCGAGACGCGTCAACGCCTCCGTGCGACTCATCGTCACCCCCGCCAGGCGCGGACCGAACCTCCGCTGCAGTTCCGGTTGGCCGCGCAGCGCGTACAGCGCCGACAGGCCCAGGAAGGCGAAGGAGGCCTCCTCCAGGCGCGTCAGCTCCGTGATGGGGCCGGGCTTCGTCCCCGCCCCCGCCATGCGCTCCAGCGCGGCGAAGAGCACCGGCGGCTCCAACTCCAGCACTCCCATCCCTCCCGTCGCCGACAGCTCCACCAGGGCGAAGGCCGCCGTGTGCGCCAGCCCCGTCGCCGG
The sequence above is drawn from the Archangium gephyra genome and encodes:
- a CDS encoding HU family DNA-binding protein, with protein sequence MLKSDLINVLVGKKGMTQKQAEATVETIFESMKEALCRGENIEIRGLGAFHVKNYQGYQGRNPKTGQIIPVKPKRGLLFRTGKELRDRVNRPAPQTPQSDISFDPKSGSGSY
- the sctV gene encoding type III secretion system export apparatus subunit SctV; amino-acid sequence: MNQLMKILMRARKSSDVVLAVAMAAVLGALIIPLPPWLLDLGLAINLAAAVALLVAALYARDALKVTSFPTLLLFTTLFRLSLNVSSTRLALAEGHAGEVIQAFGEFVVRGDYVVGAVIFAILTLVQFLVVAKGAERVAEVSARFTLDAMPGKQMSIDADLRAGAIDQAQARRRRRNLERESQMFGAMDGAMKFVKGDVIAGLVIVAVNLLGGICIGILQNGMTMVDAASTYALIAIGDGLVSQIPSLCIAVAAGLVVTRVASEKEDDSLGAEIGAQLFGEAKALWVVAGLCVALAAMPGMPHLTFLGLGGALGALAHSLARMKAAVAEEDAAAAQTEGRAEAGQGAPGGPGAPPESTVAPVGVAPLTVDLSPDLTPLAQENGGAFVHQVLNRIRDEVFYELGVRVPGIRVRTEATYLPAGSYRILVDEVPAAMGQVVPGALYALAQPEELAFLELKAELAVEPSTGKPISRVSAEARARLEMAQVPLRSAGELIAEHLRGILRARTAGFLGIQEVQGLLDGLEAQSPTLVKEALQKVPLPLLTEVLRKLVEEQVSIRNMRAILEALVAPTTEGDATALAERCRQALSRYLSHKFAPSGPLFAYLVDPEIEETLRSGGPRGPAPSPERVAEILEGVKHLATGGQTVLLTAPDVRRTLRKLCEGAFPDVAVLTYGELDMNLQVRPLGRLSPVALGR
- a CDS encoding EscU/YscU/HrcU family type III secretion system export apparatus switch protein, which encodes MSEKTEQPSAKRLREARRKGQIPRSRLLSSSVVTLGGLLGLTASAPAGFARLKEWTARLLLHQEATGALQEAVGLMALLVGPALGGALLASLVVSVATVGFELNAEHVLPKLERINPAEGLKKLFSVRPLIELGKALLVTAVVVWLVWSEAVEAGPDVLRTAWLEGTLGLEHILGRLGPLTLRLACVLVVLGVGDYALARRKHVKDLMMTREEVKREYKESEGDPHHKSQRKALHRQLAAGGAARGVQKASVVVVNPTHIAIALRYATDECEAPYLVAKGREADALSLRREAERLGVPVVRDVPLARSLIHYDVGEEIPEELYQAAAAVLRVAQESQDVDDHPRRQTS
- a CDS encoding EscT/YscT/HrcT family type III secretion system export apparatus protein, coding for MNLELLRAQLAPLGPSMVVVALCSARLLPVAFLCPLLGGQAAPTTVKLALVLSLALFLHHVAGVSLPEPVETPLQLAAMAVKELTYGTSVGLVAALPFDAARMGGRFIDLFRGTSAEASLPVAGTRESATGDALYQLLVGLVVTGGLMPVVLSGLVRGFGWVRLGAYVPTEAAVMHVVGLAGGAMATGLAVGAPIAAAVMAVDCLLGMVSRAAPQVNLQDLGAPLRILAGGALLWLAVGILCERLLAGFLSVDGALFRLGEVAR
- a CDS encoding flagellar biosynthetic protein FliQ, producing the protein MSQDVLLALGREALLLMVLASLPPIGASLVVGFLMSLFQATTQLQESTLTVVPKLCAAVLALVVAGPWIAGQLTLFAHQVLRVIAEVGG
- the sctR gene encoding type III secretion system export apparatus subunit SctR; this translates as MSRALLVLGVFVPGVASAAETPLSQLSFAGSPLSMMGMLALMSLLPFAVLMLTSFSKIAVVLSLARSAMGTQQAPPTIVLTGLAAVLTGHIMAPVMERMYDVGQAVYQDVGSGAQILGAAGRVTEPLRTFLVKHGSPEERARFLELARELRPPDEADAVHEDDLFVVIPAFVITELTEAFQIGFLVFLPFLVLDMVIANILLALGMQSLSPSQVSLPFKILLFVAVDGWALLARGLILGYR
- a CDS encoding flagellar biosynthetic protein FliO, which gives rise to MKTLSGSVSPRNKLLLALGLVLGLAVLAPLGGVSAAVLARGLLGAAALGGLGWWLVRRGRADVRFALTERMRVVSRTGLSQRCGLALVEVEGSRYLVAFGDSFAEIRRAHTPVRVKTRSKRRTVARSHEKETLS
- the sctQ gene encoding type III secretion system cytoplasmic ring protein SctQ is translated as MRSPVEESSQSTKLKPMTLRRLGTRRLARAHVTLHERPQVVRLARQALQGVCEALGGELGCPVRAEARLLEAVVMPATGLAHTAAFALVELSATGGMGVLELEPPVLFAALERMAGAGTKPGPITELTRLEEASFAFLGLSALYALRGQPELQRRFGPRLAGVTMSRTEALTRLDARQRHLGVELTVTVGQTTAGGRLVLPAVVLEGALKELPAERDVELAPEVLAARLEARCFVGSTSLPRRALESLGPGDVVLFERLRQEGTGLSGAGRLVMRGFELMGDFTPEGFSLNHARRRGLFQESDMATVIERSEGMPPLPVEVEIELTRLLLPLSELAGLKPGALLPLHINASEPVLLRVGDRAVARAELVDIEGEVGARILTLLP